In Nocardioides cavernae, a single genomic region encodes these proteins:
- the rpoZ gene encoding DNA-directed RNA polymerase subunit omega yields MASPTIAAEGVTNPSIDDLLTKTDSKYKLVLYSAQRARQINAYYSQLGEGLLEYVGPLVDTHVQEKPLSIALREINDDLLTCEDIDPAAEAAAAEAAAGDATE; encoded by the coding sequence GTGGCTTCTCCCACCATCGCCGCCGAGGGCGTGACCAACCCCTCGATCGACGACCTGCTCACCAAGACCGACAGCAAGTACAAGCTGGTGCTCTACAGCGCCCAGCGTGCCCGCCAGATCAACGCCTACTACTCCCAGCTCGGCGAGGGCCTGCTGGAGTACGTCGGCCCGCTCGTCGACACCCACGTCCAGGAGAAGCCTCTCTCGATCGCGCTCCGCGAGATCAACGACGACCTCCTGACCTGCGAGGACATCGACCCCGCCGCCGAGGCCGCCGCCGCTGAGGCTGCTGCCGGCGACGCCACGGAGTGA
- the coaBC gene encoding bifunctional phosphopantothenoylcysteine decarboxylase/phosphopantothenate--cysteine ligase CoaBC: MTVRVVLGVSGGIAAYKACELLRRFTESGHDVTVVPTASALKFIGAPTWAALSGKPVATDVWTDVHAVPHVHIGQQADVVVVAPATADLLARAAHGLADDLLTNTLLTARCPVVFAPAMHTEMWEHPATQANVATLRERGAVVIEPAVGRLTGADTGKGRLPEPDEIYELVRGLLDRGADTTQDLAGRKVVVSAGGTREYLDPVRFLGNRSSGIQGYALARAAASRGAHVTLVSANVTLPDPAGVNVVRVETTEELREAVVAATVTADAVVMAAAPADFRPTAVSQAKIKKADDGSAPAIELAQNPDILAEISHDRAREDAVIVGFAAETGDATGSVLDLGRAKLARKGCDLLVVNDVSGGAVFGSADNEAVVLAADGAAVDVPRGSKTALAHVIWDEVARRFAG, encoded by the coding sequence ATGACCGTACGGGTCGTCCTGGGGGTCTCCGGCGGCATCGCGGCCTACAAGGCCTGCGAGCTCCTCCGCCGGTTCACCGAGTCGGGGCACGACGTCACCGTCGTGCCCACGGCGTCGGCTCTGAAGTTCATCGGTGCTCCGACGTGGGCTGCCCTGTCGGGCAAACCCGTCGCCACCGACGTCTGGACCGACGTCCACGCCGTGCCCCACGTCCACATCGGCCAGCAGGCCGACGTGGTCGTGGTCGCACCGGCGACCGCCGACCTGCTCGCCCGCGCGGCGCACGGCCTGGCGGACGACCTCCTCACCAACACGCTCCTCACGGCGCGCTGCCCGGTGGTCTTCGCCCCGGCGATGCACACCGAGATGTGGGAGCACCCGGCCACACAGGCCAACGTCGCCACCCTCCGCGAGCGCGGGGCGGTCGTCATCGAGCCCGCCGTCGGCCGCCTCACCGGCGCCGACACCGGCAAGGGTCGCCTGCCCGAGCCCGACGAGATCTACGAGCTGGTCCGCGGGCTGCTCGACCGCGGTGCCGACACCACGCAGGACCTCGCCGGTCGCAAGGTGGTCGTCTCCGCGGGCGGCACCCGGGAGTACCTCGACCCGGTCCGGTTCCTCGGCAACCGGTCGTCCGGGATCCAGGGCTACGCCCTCGCCCGGGCCGCGGCCTCGCGGGGCGCCCACGTCACCCTCGTCAGCGCCAACGTGACCCTGCCCGACCCGGCCGGCGTCAACGTCGTACGCGTCGAGACGACCGAGGAGCTGCGTGAGGCGGTCGTCGCCGCGACCGTCACCGCCGACGCGGTCGTGATGGCCGCGGCGCCGGCCGACTTCCGGCCCACGGCGGTGAGCCAGGCCAAGATCAAGAAGGCCGACGACGGGTCCGCGCCGGCCATCGAGCTGGCGCAGAACCCCGACATCCTCGCCGAGATCTCCCACGACCGGGCCCGCGAGGACGCCGTCATCGTGGGCTTCGCCGCCGAGACCGGCGACGCCACCGGCTCGGTGCTCGACCTCGGTCGCGCCAAGCTGGCTCGCAAGGGCTGCGACCTCCTCGTCGTCAACGACGTCAGCGGGGGAGCCGTCTTCGGCAGCGCCGACAACGAGGCGGTCGTCCTGGCCGCCGACGGAGCCGCCGTGGACGTCCCGCGCGGCTCCAAGACCGCGCTCGCCCACGTCATCTGGGACGAGGTCGCCCGGCGATTCGCCGGCTGA